A stretch of Rhododendron vialii isolate Sample 1 chromosome 4a, ASM3025357v1 DNA encodes these proteins:
- the LOC131323713 gene encoding uncharacterized protein LOC131323713 has product MSQPNFQSVAPQQQSSLEDTLKVIMAKIEKNDAKIENSTHLHAQAIAKLENQMGQMAERENGKFPSQPIPNPKGQFAFSNPSNSTYKHEQVQSIVTLRSGKQVDNQVSMQIEKSLGELEKEERQSNPTKDQESSSPQPPKEPQLRSFIPKAPYPERLVAPKKGVDHGDILEVFKQVRINVPFLDAIRQVLSYAKFLKDLVSIKRKASTPKEVVLTEQVSSIIQHKVPVKYKDLGCPTISCTIGNHHIERALLDLGASVNLLSYSVYLQLGLGELKPTSIRLQLADGFVKIPKGVIEDILIKVDKFYFPVDLIVLDTQPVQNSKGHIPVILGRPFLATFNAQINCRNGVMKMSFGNMTVDLNIFYIDKQSSCEDEVSAVYMIDSHVKEQSPSSYEDPFEACLSHFNNIDEDSMIESVNMFLESFIDISRWNLCFVEPPFLENTPSLRDEQESNFELKPLPPDSSVEIMGPTEFMSVVGIPNTDQIEEEKIADENDHCNKKLECNFVIGKEPLHPTGRTLLAILLFKNSFPWYADYVFHLNKVDIVTNFAK; this is encoded by the coding sequence ATGTCTCAACCGAACTTCCAATCTGTTGCACCACAACAACAGTCATCCTTAGAGGACACCCTTAAAGTAATCATggctaaaattgaaaaaaatgatgctaaaattgaaaattcaactCACTTGCATGCTCAAGCCATAGCTAAACTGGAAAATCAAATGGGTCAAATggcagagagagaaaatggaaagTTTCCTAGTCAACCGATACCTAACCCAAAAGGACAATTTGCTTTTAGCAACCCCTCTAACTCTACCTATAAGCATGAGCAGGTTCAATCCATTGTAACCCTTAGGTCAGGAAAACAGGTTGATAACCAAGTAAGTATGCAAATAGAGAAGAGTTTAGGGGAGttagagaaagaagaaaggcaGAGTAATCCCACCAAAGATCAAGAATCTAGTTCTCCTCAACCTCCAAAAGAACCCCAACTTAGAAGTTTCATCCCTAAAGCTCCATATCCTGAACGACTAGTAGCCCCTAAGAAAGGTGTAGACCATGGAGATATTCTAGAGGTATTTAAGCAAGTGAGAATCAATGTTCCATTCCTAGATGCTATTCGGCAGGTGCTTTCATATGCCAAATTTTTAAAAGACCTAGTCTCCATAAAAAGGAAGGCCAGCACCCCTAAGGAAGTAGTATTGACTGAACAAGTTAGCTCCATTATCCAACACAAAGTACCTGTCAAGTATAAGGATCTGGGGTGTCCTACAATTTCGTGCACGATAGGTAATCATCACATTGAGCGAGCTTTGTTGGATTTGGGAGCCAGTGTCAATTTACTGTCGTATTCAGTTTACTTGCAATTAGGTTTGGGGGAGTTAAAACCCACTTCAATAAGGCTTCAATTGGCTGATGGATTCGTTAAAATTCCTAAAGGCGTTATTGAGGATATTCTAATAAAAGTTGACAAATTCTATTTTCCAGTAGACTTAATAGTCTTAGACACCCAACCTGTCCAAAACTCAAAGGGGCACATTCCTGTCATATTAGGCCGTCCTTTCTTGGCCACGTTTAATGCTCAAATTAATTGTAGGAATGGTGTGATGAAGATGTCATTTGGTAACATGACTGTCgaccttaatattttttatattgacAAACAATCGTCATGTGAGGATGAGGTGAGTGCAGTTTACATGATAGATAGCCATGTTAAAGAACAATCTCCATCAAGTTATGAGGATCCTTTTGAAGCTTGTCTATCTCATTTTAATAACATTGATGAAGACTCTATGATTGAATCTGTCAACATGTTTTTAGAGTCTTTCATAGATATTAGTAGGTGGAACTTGTGCTTTGTAGAGCCACCATTTTTAGAGAACACCCCAAGTTTGCGGGATGAACAAGAGTCCAATTTTGAGTTAAAACCTTTGCCACCCGATTCTAGTGTTGAAATTATGGGACCAACCGAATTTATGTCAGTCGTCGGTATCCCAAATACTGATCAAATTGAAGAGGAAAAGATAGCAGATGAGAATGACCAttgcaataaaaaattagagtgcAATTTTGTCATTGGTAAAGAGCCCTTACATCCCACTGGTAGGACTTTGCTAGCCATATTGTTATTTAAAAACTCATTTCCCTGGTATGCTGACTATGTGTTTCATCTGAATAAAGTCGATATTGTGACTAATTTTGCTAAATGA